From one Solanum stenotomum isolate F172 chromosome 12, ASM1918654v1, whole genome shotgun sequence genomic stretch:
- the LOC125848913 gene encoding pentatricopeptide repeat-containing protein At4g14850, with amino-acid sequence MPLLSANALGWLIESALSTQSLLLGRAVHAHIIRTIESPFPPFLSNHLINFYSKLDSPNSAQLLLSLTPPRFRSVVTWTALIAGSVQNGHFTSALLHFSDMRRQSVQPNDFTFPCLFKASAFLHYPLMGQQLHALALKGSFINDVFVGCSAFDMYCKNGLREYAQKMFDEMPHRNIATWNACISNSVLDGRPYDASLKFVELLRLGEEPPNSITFCVFLNACSDGLYLKLGQQLHGYVIRFGFGSDVSVLNGMVDFYGKCHQVKYSELVFNEINVRNGVSWCTMLAVYEQNDIWDNAFMLFLKARKEGIKPTEFMLSSVLSACAGMAVLELGRSIHGLAVKACIEHNVFVGSALVDMYGKCGIIDNCESSFYEMPERNLITWNAVMGGYAHQGCADMALSLFEEMTSESHNVVPSYVTFVCVLTACSRAGAVKIGMDIFESMQKKYGIEPGPEHYACVVDILGRAGLVERAYDFIKKMPVPPTVSVWGALLGACRVHGKPELGKVAADNLFRLDPLDSGNHVILSNMFAATGRWDEANLVRKEMKDVGITKGAGISWISAKNSIHIFQAKDTTHERYPEIQAMLAKLRRDMKAEGYIADTNSALYDLEEEEKESEVWHHSEKIALAFGLIAIPPGVPIRITKNLRVCVDCHRAIKFISGITGREIIVRDNNRFHSFKDYQCSCRDYW; translated from the exons ATGCCCTTGCTGAGCGCCAACGCTCTTGGATGGCTGATTGAATCGGCCTTATCAACTCAATCGCTTCTTCTGGGTCGAGCTGTTCATGCGCATATCATCAGAACTATTGAATCCCCTTTTCCACCTTTCCTCTCTAACCATCTCATCAACTTCTACTCCAAACTTGATTCCCCCAACTCAGCTCAACTCCTTCTTTCACTCACTCCGCCCCGTTTTCGTTCCGTCGTCACTTGGACCGCTCTCATTGCTGGCTCCGTTCAAAATGGCCATTTTACTTCTGCCCTTTTACATTTCTCTGACATGCGCCGACAGTCTGTTCAACCCAATGACTTCACATTCCCTTGCCTTTTCAAAGCTTCCGCTTTCTTGCATTACCCCCTCATGGGCCAGCAGCTTCATGCACTGGCACTGAAAGGTAGCTTCATTAACGATGTGTTCGTTGGCTGTAGCGCATTCGATATGTACTGTAAAAACGGTCTGCGGGAATATGCGCAGAAGATGTTTGATGAAATGCCTCACAGGAATATTGCAACGTGGAACGCTTGTATTTCTAATTCCGTGCTTGACGGAAGGCCTTACGATGCCTCTCTAAAATTTGTTGAGCTATTAAGACTAGGTGAAGAGCCACCTAATTCTATTACTTTTTGTGTGTTTTTGAATGCTTGCTCGGATGGTTTGTATTTGAAGCTTGGGCAGCAGTTGCATGGTTATGTTATTCGATTTGGCTTTGGGTCAGATGTCTCTGTTCTAAATGGAATGGTTGATTTTTATGGAAAATGTCACCAGGTGAAGTATTCAGAGCTAGTTTTCAATGAGATAAATGTGCGTAATGGTGTATCATGGTGCACCATGTTGGCAGTGTATGAACAGAATGATATATGGGATAACGCTTTTATGCTGTTTCTTAAGGCAAGGAAGGAAGGTATTAAGCCAACTGAATTCATGCTTTCAAGTGTGCTTAGTGCTTGTGCAGGAATGGCAGTGCTTGAGCTGGGGAGGTCTATTCATGGTCTTGCAGTAAAGGCTTGTATCGAGCATAACGTATTTGTTGGCAGTGCACTTGTTGACATGTATGGGAAATGTGGTATCATAGATAATTGTGAGAGCTCCTTTTATGAAATGCCCGAGAGGAATTTGATAACTTGGAATGCAGTAATGGGTGGTTATGCTCATCAAGGGTGTGCAGATATGGCATTGAGTTTGTTTGAGGAGATGACTAGTGAAAGCCATAATGTGGTGCCTAGTTATGTGACATTTGTTTGTGTATTGACAGCTTGTAGTAGGGCTGGAGCTGTTAAAATAGGCATGGATATCTTTGAATCTATGCAGAAGAAGTATGGGATTGAACCAGGGCCAGAGCATTATGCATGTGTTGTGGACATACTTGGAAGGGCTGGTTTGGTGGAGCGTGCATACGACTTTATCAAGAAAATGCCTGTTCCACCTACAGTATCAGTCTGGGGAGCTCTTTTAGGGGCTTGTAGAGTTCATGGAAAACCTGAACTAGGGAAGGTTGCGGCAGACAATTTGTTTCGACTTGATCCTTTGGACTCTGGAAACCATGTCATTCTTTCTAATATGTTTGCTGCTACTGGAAG GTGGGATGAGGCTAATCTTGTCAGAAAGGAGATGAAGGATGTTGGCATCACAAAAGGGGCCGGAATCAGTTGGATATCTGCAAAGAATTCTATCCATATTTTCCAAGCAAAGGATACAACTCATGAGAGATACCCAGAGATTCAAGCAATGCTGGCCAAGTTAAGGAGAGATATGAAAGCAGAAGGTTATATTGCCGACACAAATTCTGCGCTATACGACTTAGAGGAGGAAGAAAAGGAATCAGAAGTTTGGCATCACAGTGAGAAAATTGCACTTGCATTTGGTCTCATTGCTATCCCTCCTGGAGTCCCAATAAGGATAACAAAAAACCTGAGGGTCTGTGTGGATTGCCATAGAGCAATAAAGTTCATCTCGGGCATTACTGGTAGAGAAATTATTGTAAGAGATAACAACCGCTTTCATTCCTTCAAGGACTACCAGTGCTCATGTAGAGATTATTGGTGA